The following coding sequences are from one Sulfurospirillum tamanense window:
- the gdhA gene encoding NADP-specific glutamate dehydrogenase — protein MSVTRYIDTVLERIQDATPGQTEFYQAAEEVLRSLAPLLQAEPKYDKYNIIDRIVVPERTIIFRVVWVDDAGVYRTNIGYRVQFNSAIGPYKGGLRFHPSVNLGIIKFLGFEQIFKNSLTGLNIGGGKGGSNFDPKGKSDNEIMKFCQAFMSELYKHIGETKDIPAGDIGVGARELGYMFGQYKRLTGNFEGVLTGKGLNWGGSLVRKEATGFGSVYFAEEMLNKNGESLKGKVCTVSGAGNVAIYTIQKLYSMEALPVTCSDSRGMVYDKNGIDLDTLKLIKEIQRESLSEYVRVHPNARYIPCHQYKKECNGVWSIPCDAAFPSATQNEMNLEDVQTLYANGCRLICEGANMPTTMEAMDFIIAHKEILYGPAKAANAGGVATSQLEMSQNASMQSWSFAEVDSKLHCIMRSIFNTSYATSQEFGEEGNLVMGANIAGFRKVADAMIDQGAI, from the coding sequence ATGTCTGTCACTCGCTATATTGACACCGTACTAGAACGCATCCAAGACGCCACACCTGGTCAGACCGAATTTTACCAAGCCGCCGAAGAGGTTTTGCGCTCTTTGGCACCCCTTTTGCAAGCCGAACCTAAATATGATAAATACAACATCATCGACCGCATTGTTGTGCCTGAGCGCACGATTATTTTTCGCGTGGTGTGGGTGGATGACGCGGGCGTGTACCGCACCAACATCGGCTACCGCGTGCAGTTTAACTCTGCCATTGGGCCGTACAAGGGAGGGTTGCGGTTTCACCCGTCGGTCAATCTAGGCATCATCAAGTTTCTGGGCTTCGAACAGATTTTTAAAAACTCCCTCACGGGCCTTAACATTGGCGGAGGCAAAGGGGGAAGCAACTTTGACCCCAAAGGCAAAAGCGACAACGAAATCATGAAGTTTTGCCAAGCCTTTATGAGTGAACTCTACAAGCACATCGGCGAGACCAAAGACATCCCTGCGGGCGACATCGGCGTGGGTGCGCGCGAACTGGGCTACATGTTTGGTCAGTATAAGCGGCTGACGGGAAATTTTGAAGGAGTGCTAACAGGCAAAGGGTTAAACTGGGGTGGGTCTTTGGTGCGCAAAGAAGCCACGGGGTTTGGCTCCGTGTACTTTGCCGAGGAGATGTTAAACAAAAATGGAGAGAGCCTTAAAGGTAAAGTATGTACTGTTTCAGGGGCAGGAAATGTAGCAATTTACACCATCCAAAAGCTTTATTCCATGGAAGCATTGCCCGTTACATGTAGCGATTCGCGCGGAATGGTTTATGACAAAAACGGCATTGATCTTGACACCCTTAAATTGATAAAAGAGATACAGCGTGAGTCTCTAAGTGAATACGTGCGCGTCCATCCCAATGCACGGTATATTCCTTGCCACCAATACAAAAAAGAGTGCAACGGCGTGTGGAGCATCCCTTGTGACGCCGCTTTTCCAAGCGCTACGCAAAATGAAATGAATCTTGAAGATGTCCAAACCCTTTATGCTAATGGGTGTCGCCTTATTTGCGAAGGTGCCAACATGCCTACTACAATGGAGGCGATGGATTTTATCATTGCCCACAAAGAGATTCTTTATGGGCCCGCCAAGGCAGCCAATGCAGGCGGAGTTGCTACCTCGCAACTGGAAATGAGTCAAAATGCCAGTATGCAAAGTTGGAGTTTTGCCGAAGTGGACAGCAAACTCCACTGCATCATGCGTTCCATTTTTAACACTTCCTATGCAACGTCTCAAGAATTTGGAGAGGAAGGAAATTTGGTCATGGGCGCCAATATTGCAGGATTCCGTAAGGTGGCCGATGCAATGATTGATCAAGGGGCAATTTAG
- a CDS encoding malic enzyme-like NAD(P)-binding protein, translating to MSKTGKVEREEALEYHLGGKIGIEVTKPCVTQRDLSTAYSPGVAFPCLEIERDPKLAYEYTGKGNLVGVISDGTAVLGLGDIGALASKPVMEGKAVLFKKFAGVNAYDIEINEKDPDKFVDICVAISETFGGINLEDISGPRCFEIEQKLQERVNIPVMHDDQHGTAIISSAGLLNALEITGKKIEAIKIVVIGAGAAGVACAKMYKAMGAKNVIVLDSKGVINHKREGLDRVKQELVTQTDEETLEEAMKGADMVLGLSKAGILTPEMIGSMNADPIIFACANPTPEILPEEVAAVRSDAIMGTGRSDYPNQINNVLGFPFIFRGALDVRASKITESMKLAAAKALAALAKEDVPESIKKTYGREEMSFGRDYVIPTPFDKRVYVWVSAAVAQAAWEHKVANVESFDVEKYKEELEARI from the coding sequence ATGAGTAAAACGGGTAAAGTTGAACGCGAAGAAGCGTTAGAATACCACCTCGGTGGCAAAATTGGCATCGAGGTAACCAAGCCTTGTGTAACCCAGCGCGACCTTTCAACGGCTTATAGTCCTGGTGTTGCATTTCCTTGCTTGGAAATTGAAAGAGACCCTAAGCTCGCTTATGAATACACAGGAAAAGGCAATCTTGTGGGTGTTATTAGCGACGGTACGGCAGTGCTCGGTCTTGGTGACATTGGCGCACTTGCCAGCAAGCCTGTTATGGAAGGTAAAGCGGTTTTGTTTAAAAAATTTGCAGGCGTGAATGCGTATGATATTGAAATCAACGAAAAAGACCCTGATAAATTTGTCGACATTTGTGTGGCAATTTCTGAAACATTTGGGGGCATTAACCTTGAAGATATTAGCGGTCCTCGCTGTTTTGAGATTGAGCAAAAGCTTCAAGAGCGCGTAAACATTCCTGTGATGCACGATGACCAACACGGCACGGCTATCATTTCTAGTGCGGGTTTACTTAATGCTCTTGAGATTACAGGCAAAAAAATCGAAGCGATTAAAATCGTCGTTATTGGTGCGGGTGCTGCGGGTGTAGCGTGTGCGAAAATGTACAAAGCCATGGGTGCAAAAAATGTCATCGTGCTAGACTCCAAGGGCGTTATTAACCATAAACGCGAAGGCCTAGACCGTGTCAAGCAAGAGCTTGTAACTCAAACCGACGAAGAAACGCTAGAGGAGGCTATGAAAGGTGCAGACATGGTGCTTGGCTTAAGCAAGGCGGGCATATTGACCCCTGAAATGATTGGTTCTATGAATGCAGACCCTATTATTTTTGCTTGCGCGAATCCAACACCTGAAATTCTTCCTGAAGAAGTAGCAGCGGTGCGCAGTGATGCCATCATGGGGACTGGCCGAAGCGATTATCCCAACCAAATCAACAACGTACTTGGTTTCCCCTTTATTTTCCGCGGTGCCCTTGATGTACGTGCGTCCAAGATTACCGAAAGCATGAAGCTTGCGGCTGCAAAAGCACTAGCGGCATTAGCAAAAGAAGACGTGCCAGAATCTATTAAAAAAACTTACGGTCGCGAAGAGATGAGTTTTGGGCGTGATTATGTTATTCCTACCCCTTTTGATAAGCGTGTGTATGTGTGGGTTTCAGCGGCTGTGGCGCAAGCAGCATGGGAACATAAAGTGGCCAATGTCGAGAGCTTTGATGTTGAAAAGTATAAAGAAGAGCTAGAAGCTCGCATTTAA
- the gltX gene encoding glutamate--tRNA ligase, which produces MVVTRFAPSPTGYLHIGGLRTALYSYLWARRMGGKFLLRIEDTDQKRNSVEAAQAIEEAFAWCGMEHDSEVVYQSSRMAIYQEHIQKLLDGGKAYYCYMSKEELDALREDQTARKERPKYDGRYRDFTGTPPEGIAPVVRIKAPFEGEIRFHDGVKGDMRFQAADILDDFIIARSDGTPTYNFVVAVDDALMGVNHVIRGDDHLSNTPKQIIIYEALGFDVPKFFHVPMILNASGKKLSKRDGATDVMEYPKMGYLKEALLNFLVRLGWSHGDQEIFSMEEMRTLFDPNTINASASAFNAQKLDWLNAHYIKTLPHEALVKELKRFDVDVSAHPQQILLIDALRERAKTLVELAAGVRTIIEAPKAYDEKAVSKFMSPETLELLELFCAAIQTQEEPTCVEDFEGVAKTLLEAHGVGLGKLAQPIRISLVGSAVSPSVFHVMAVLGQEESVARMKRFITFYKESGK; this is translated from the coding sequence ATGGTTGTAACGCGGTTTGCCCCTTCTCCGACAGGTTATTTGCATATTGGTGGGTTGCGCACAGCGCTGTATTCGTACTTGTGGGCGCGACGTATGGGTGGGAAATTTCTCCTCCGTATCGAAGATACTGATCAAAAGCGCAATTCTGTTGAGGCGGCACAAGCCATTGAAGAGGCTTTTGCGTGGTGCGGGATGGAGCATGATAGTGAAGTAGTGTATCAGTCTTCACGCATGGCTATTTACCAAGAACACATCCAGAAACTTTTGGATGGGGGAAAGGCGTATTATTGCTACATGTCCAAAGAAGAGCTTGATGCCCTCAGGGAAGACCAAACTGCCCGTAAAGAACGTCCTAAATACGACGGGAGATACCGTGATTTTACAGGTACGCCTCCTGAGGGGATTGCTCCAGTAGTGCGCATCAAAGCGCCGTTTGAGGGGGAAATTCGCTTCCACGATGGCGTAAAAGGCGACATGCGGTTTCAAGCAGCGGACATCTTGGATGATTTCATCATCGCGCGCAGTGATGGCACGCCTACGTACAATTTTGTTGTCGCAGTGGATGACGCACTGATGGGCGTAAATCATGTGATTCGCGGGGACGACCACCTCTCCAACACACCCAAACAAATTATCATTTATGAAGCACTGGGATTTGATGTGCCAAAGTTTTTTCACGTCCCAATGATTCTTAATGCAAGTGGCAAAAAACTCTCCAAGCGTGACGGGGCGACGGACGTGATGGAATACCCTAAAATGGGTTACTTAAAAGAGGCGTTATTAAACTTTTTGGTACGCCTTGGATGGAGCCATGGAGACCAAGAGATTTTTTCTATGGAAGAGATGAGGACGTTGTTTGACCCCAATACTATTAACGCCTCTGCTTCAGCTTTTAATGCCCAAAAGCTTGATTGGCTTAATGCCCATTATATTAAAACACTGCCCCATGAGGCACTTGTAAAAGAGCTAAAGCGTTTTGATGTAGACGTAAGCGCGCACCCTCAGCAAATTTTATTAATTGACGCGTTGCGTGAGCGCGCAAAAACCCTTGTGGAGCTTGCCGCAGGTGTGCGTACAATCATTGAAGCACCTAAGGCTTACGATGAAAAAGCGGTCAGTAAGTTCATGTCTCCCGAGACATTGGAGCTTTTGGAGCTGTTTTGTGCGGCCATTCAAACACAAGAGGAACCAACGTGTGTTGAAGATTTTGAAGGGGTGGCCAAAACCCTTTTGGAAGCGCACGGCGTGGGACTTGGGAAGCTAGCCCAGCCTATTCGCATTAGCTTAGTAGGAAGTGCTGTAAGCCCCTCGGTGTTTCACGTCATGGCAGTGCTTGGACAAGAAGAAAGTGTTGCACGCATGAAGAGATTTATCACATTTTATAAGGAGTCAGGCAAATGA
- the upp gene encoding uracil phosphoribosyltransferase, with the protein MQNVHVINHPLIEHKLAILRDSKTEPFHFRLLVDEISYLMLFEATRDLPLKPVEVQTPVAVAKAQKLATSVMICPILRAALGMLDGIFKLIPDASVGFLGFQRNETTLEAEFYYAKLPADHASRTAIIIDPMFATGGTAIDAVNFLKAKGVKDIRFLALVSAPEGLNKFAAVHPDVPVYTACIDEKLNENGYIVPGLGDAGDRVFNTGN; encoded by the coding sequence ATGCAAAACGTTCATGTCATCAACCACCCACTGATTGAGCACAAACTTGCTATTTTGAGGGACAGTAAAACAGAGCCGTTTCACTTTCGTTTGCTAGTGGATGAGATTTCGTACCTCATGCTTTTTGAGGCAACCCGAGATTTACCCCTTAAGCCCGTGGAGGTGCAAACGCCTGTGGCGGTAGCAAAAGCCCAAAAACTTGCCACCAGTGTGATGATTTGTCCGATTTTGCGCGCAGCCCTTGGAATGCTGGATGGTATTTTTAAACTCATTCCGGATGCGAGCGTTGGGTTTTTAGGCTTTCAACGCAACGAAACAACCTTGGAGGCGGAGTTTTATTATGCGAAACTTCCTGCCGACCATGCTTCGCGTACGGCCATCATCATCGATCCCATGTTTGCTACAGGAGGCACTGCCATAGATGCGGTGAATTTTTTGAAAGCCAAAGGCGTCAAAGACATTCGGTTTTTGGCCCTTGTCTCAGCGCCTGAGGGGCTCAATAAATTTGCAGCAGTCCATCCTGACGTGCCAGTATACACGGCGTGTATTGATGAAAAATTAAATGAAAACGGTTATATTGTACCAGGACTTGGAGACGCAGGAGACCGTGTGTTTAATACGGGGAATTAG
- a CDS encoding peptidylprolyl isomerase: MTLKPLKLSLLAVVATCSLSYAGLVNAISVTVNSEPITLYEIHKAAGAKNISLREALDMLVQERLEDSQIKRLGISANAFEVQSRMEGIAAQNGISVTELTAFIASRNMGLEAYKKELERAIKQEKLYQRIFANAIAPIDGAEVRRYYEANPEEFLQANTFQVIRYEAPNAEALERVIASPMSVVSGVTIKEETLQAGSLDGRTHYYLNQTNEGEFTPIATGNQGVAMYLVSKKSGFESVPFERARGAIENHLEEKRRQEAINNYFEKLKASADIVVLRRP, encoded by the coding sequence ATGACCCTAAAACCTTTAAAACTTTCCCTTTTGGCGGTGGTTGCGACATGCTCTCTCTCCTACGCTGGGCTTGTCAATGCTATCTCTGTCACTGTCAACAGTGAACCCATCACCCTGTATGAAATCCATAAAGCCGCTGGGGCAAAAAACATCTCCTTGCGGGAAGCCCTAGACATGCTCGTGCAAGAGCGACTTGAGGATTCTCAAATCAAACGTCTTGGCATTAGTGCCAACGCCTTTGAAGTGCAATCACGCATGGAGGGTATCGCGGCACAAAATGGGATTAGCGTAACCGAGCTTACTGCCTTTATTGCTAGCCGGAATATGGGATTGGAAGCTTATAAAAAGGAACTAGAGCGCGCCATCAAACAAGAAAAGCTTTACCAACGCATCTTTGCCAATGCCATCGCACCCATTGACGGGGCGGAAGTACGACGGTACTACGAAGCCAATCCAGAAGAATTTCTACAAGCAAACACTTTTCAAGTTATCCGATACGAAGCCCCTAATGCCGAAGCCCTAGAGCGTGTTATCGCTTCGCCCATGAGTGTTGTTTCGGGCGTTACCATTAAAGAAGAAACTCTCCAAGCAGGCTCTTTGGATGGACGAACGCACTATTACCTCAACCAAACAAACGAAGGAGAATTTACTCCCATTGCAACAGGTAATCAAGGTGTGGCTATGTACTTGGTAAGCAAAAAAAGTGGGTTTGAATCGGTTCCTTTTGAGCGCGCCCGAGGCGCTATCGAAAATCACCTTGAAGAAAAGCGTCGCCAAGAAGCCATTAACAACTACTTTGAAAAACTCAAAGCTAGTGCAGATATTGTCGTCCTTAGACGTCCTTAA
- a CDS encoding sensor histidine kinase, whose product MITERTLPRLITLTPIVTILAFASVMIYGIITSQYETFARESALLEAEYIETQKQLLKEENDKIHAYIAYHRGLLQEEDSAKVKAQIIGWMESVRYGVDGYIWVHDTTHHLVAHPFRQESIGIDDTNNTDATGALIFRSFIDTAQTFPEGGFVEYYWARPGVETPAKKIGFLKLEPQYGWVIGTGVYVDDIVEELAKRKSQMEAQTDAYVQVVLLTAIFLTVVFGMISYVISRAMVRVLDVYKESVALKEHSLTQLNASLSLRIEAALEEAKAKDQALLHQSRLAQMGEMMSLIAHQWRQPLSEVLGIFMELETAAKFGKADQRYIENEAKEGDRLIRYMSQTIDDFRNFFKPETTKERFCIVAACQEALTLAHASLKHQNIEVIFKAQKEVWAMGYPSAYAQVVLNLIQNAKDAHLHQGTPFPWIEIEVLNEGEEVCVRLSDNAGGIDEEVLEGLFEPYVTTKKGSGTGLGLYMAKMIMEKHLGGKIEANNSALGAVFILRMSREG is encoded by the coding sequence ATGATAACCGAACGCACCCTTCCTAGACTCATTACTCTAACCCCTATTGTCACCATTTTGGCTTTCGCCAGTGTGATGATTTATGGCATCATCACCTCTCAATACGAAACCTTTGCCCGTGAATCGGCGCTTTTGGAGGCTGAGTATATCGAAACCCAAAAGCAACTGCTTAAAGAAGAAAATGACAAAATTCATGCCTACATCGCCTACCACCGTGGGTTGTTGCAAGAAGAAGACTCAGCCAAAGTCAAGGCCCAAATCATCGGTTGGATGGAGAGCGTGCGCTATGGGGTGGATGGGTACATTTGGGTGCATGATACTACGCACCATCTCGTGGCACATCCTTTTCGTCAAGAGAGTATCGGTATTGATGACACAAATAATACCGATGCTACAGGTGCGCTAATTTTTCGCTCCTTTATTGACACGGCACAAACTTTTCCCGAGGGCGGGTTTGTGGAGTACTATTGGGCGCGCCCAGGGGTGGAAACGCCAGCGAAGAAGATTGGCTTTTTAAAACTCGAACCCCAGTACGGTTGGGTGATTGGCACGGGCGTGTACGTGGATGACATCGTCGAAGAGCTAGCCAAGCGCAAAAGCCAAATGGAAGCCCAAACAGACGCGTACGTGCAGGTGGTGCTGCTCACAGCCATTTTCCTAACCGTGGTGTTTGGGATGATAAGCTATGTTATTTCTAGGGCAATGGTACGGGTGCTTGATGTATACAAAGAGAGCGTGGCCCTCAAAGAGCACTCGCTAACCCAGCTCAACGCTTCGTTAAGTTTGCGCATCGAAGCGGCCCTTGAAGAGGCCAAGGCCAAAGACCAAGCGCTTTTACACCAGTCGCGTTTAGCTCAAATGGGGGAGATGATGAGCCTCATCGCCCACCAATGGCGGCAACCTTTGAGTGAAGTGTTAGGGATTTTCATGGAGCTTGAAACGGCGGCGAAATTTGGCAAAGCCGACCAACGCTACATCGAGAACGAAGCCAAAGAAGGCGACAGACTCATCCGCTACATGTCCCAAACTATCGATGATTTTCGCAACTTTTTTAAACCCGAAACTACCAAAGAGCGGTTTTGCATTGTGGCCGCGTGCCAAGAAGCGTTAACCTTGGCCCATGCGAGCTTAAAGCATCAAAACATTGAGGTGATCTTTAAGGCGCAAAAGGAAGTGTGGGCAATGGGGTATCCTTCTGCGTACGCCCAAGTGGTGCTAAACCTCATTCAAAATGCCAAAGACGCCCACTTGCACCAAGGCACCCCTTTTCCTTGGATTGAGATAGAGGTTTTAAATGAGGGGGAAGAGGTGTGTGTGCGCTTAAGTGACAATGCCGGCGGGATTGATGAAGAGGTCTTGGAGGGCCTTTTTGAACCCTATGTGACTACCAAAAAAG